A single genomic interval of Nostoc commune NIES-4072 harbors:
- a CDS encoding FAD-binding protein, whose protein sequence is MSNLKIESLTSNSLSHYRTQHYFERVGEINSVDDLQEYCNWAKENKVKIYIIGNGSNTLFVKKNIQSLILKNKLPKYTNPLPNNRLEVSSSASVMEVLKYCYQNSMNSFYYLASVPATIGGALAMNAGRGRQHGCTIYDFVESVTFFEDGCVKTLENSQIVRDYRETMFTGIHSKLILSAIFKFEPTEFTENPLTSRQIWAKEHQDNTAPNCGSVFKAANYAILEKLKGLSIGKSMFSAKTSNWILAKSQSSYSIIMLIKIAKILHFITRQKIALELITID, encoded by the coding sequence ATGTCTAATTTAAAGATTGAGTCTTTAACATCAAACAGTCTTTCGCACTATAGAACACAACATTACTTTGAGCGAGTAGGAGAGATAAATAGTGTAGATGACCTTCAGGAATACTGTAATTGGGCCAAAGAAAATAAAGTAAAAATTTATATAATTGGAAATGGCTCTAACACGCTGTTTGTTAAAAAAAATATCCAATCATTGATACTGAAAAACAAACTACCTAAGTACACAAATCCTTTACCTAATAACAGACTTGAAGTATCTTCTTCTGCTTCAGTGATGGAAGTATTAAAGTATTGTTATCAAAACTCTATGAATTCTTTCTATTATCTTGCATCTGTACCAGCAACTATTGGTGGTGCATTAGCAATGAACGCTGGTAGAGGAAGACAACATGGATGTACAATATACGACTTTGTTGAAAGTGTAACCTTCTTTGAGGATGGATGTGTAAAAACACTTGAAAATAGTCAAATTGTACGAGATTATCGAGAAACTATGTTTACTGGTATACACTCAAAACTGATATTGAGTGCAATTTTCAAGTTTGAACCAACAGAATTCACCGAAAATCCTCTAACTTCAAGGCAAATTTGGGCAAAAGAACATCAAGATAATACAGCACCTAACTGCGGCTCGGTATTCAAAGCTGCAAACTATGCAATACTTGAAAAGCTCAAAGGTCTATCTATAGGGAAATCGATGTTTTCAGCTAAAACTAGTAACTGGATACTCGCTAAATCACAAAGTAGCTATTCAATAATTATGCTAATTAAAATAGCTAAAATTTTGCATTTTATAACTCGACAAAAAATTGCTCTTGAACTAATTACCATTGATTAA
- a CDS encoding lipopolysaccharide biosynthesis protein, which translates to MESPKDSSNLRQKAVKSVIWTVIESLGRQVVILVVFFILARLLNPETFGLIALASIFIEFVQIFVDQGFSVAIIQRQEINSEHLDTAFWTTLGISILLTILSVGGAGLAADFFKQAQLVPIIQCLSISFIFYGLSSVQQAVLERKFAFKSLAIRSLLAVIFGGIVGIWMAFLGFGVWSLVGQQLSTSFIQVLVLWRVSDWRPGFQFSMIHVKELFNFGINISAFNIINFFNRRADDLLIGYYLGLVALGYYSIAYKLLLVMMQILISTTTKIALPIFSRLQAEPERLLNAFYTATQFTSIIAFPIFLCVPVLATEFIKVFLGEQWIQSIPVLQILSLIGPVHLIFFYNNSVILALGKPSWRLWIQVINTVTNVIGFALVVRLGIVAVASAYVVRGYFILPISLLAINKLIKINLNNYLRLYIVPLVASGAMVITILTTKYFLGKFLEAWMLLAISGIFGISIYILTLSIISPKLFRQILELGESLNIKIKTKV; encoded by the coding sequence ATGGAATCACCTAAAGATTCATCAAACTTACGGCAAAAAGCTGTTAAGAGTGTAATTTGGACTGTTATAGAAAGTTTGGGACGCCAAGTAGTCATTTTAGTTGTTTTCTTTATTCTAGCTCGTTTACTTAATCCAGAAACTTTTGGTTTAATTGCTTTAGCATCTATATTTATTGAATTTGTACAAATTTTTGTTGATCAAGGATTCTCTGTAGCAATTATCCAACGTCAAGAGATAAATTCAGAGCATTTAGACACTGCATTCTGGACAACTTTAGGAATTAGTATACTTTTAACTATATTAAGTGTTGGTGGTGCTGGATTAGCAGCTGATTTCTTTAAACAGGCGCAGTTAGTACCAATTATTCAATGCTTATCTATAAGCTTTATATTTTATGGATTGAGCAGCGTGCAGCAAGCAGTTCTTGAACGTAAGTTTGCCTTTAAAAGTTTAGCAATACGCTCACTATTAGCAGTTATATTCGGTGGAATAGTTGGCATTTGGATGGCTTTTTTAGGCTTTGGCGTTTGGAGTCTCGTAGGTCAACAGCTATCAACTAGTTTTATACAAGTTTTAGTCTTGTGGCGAGTTAGCGATTGGCGACCGGGATTTCAATTTTCCATGATACATGTTAAAGAACTTTTTAACTTTGGAATTAATATATCTGCGTTTAACATAATTAACTTTTTCAATCGCCGAGCCGATGACTTACTAATTGGCTATTATCTAGGACTAGTTGCATTAGGTTATTACTCAATTGCCTATAAATTGCTGCTAGTAATGATGCAAATTCTAATTAGTACTACAACTAAAATTGCACTACCAATATTTTCTAGATTACAGGCAGAACCGGAACGATTATTAAACGCTTTCTATACTGCTACTCAGTTCACAAGTATTATTGCTTTTCCAATATTTCTTTGTGTACCAGTATTAGCAACTGAGTTTATAAAAGTATTCTTAGGTGAACAGTGGATTCAGAGCATTCCAGTATTGCAAATACTATCTCTTATTGGCCCAGTTCATCTAATTTTCTTTTATAACAATTCTGTAATTCTGGCGCTAGGCAAACCTTCGTGGAGACTATGGATACAAGTGATAAATACAGTTACTAATGTCATTGGTTTTGCTCTGGTAGTAAGATTAGGTATTGTAGCGGTTGCTTCTGCTTATGTAGTTCGAGGTTATTTCATATTACCTATTTCGTTATTAGCTATTAATAAACTTATTAAGATAAATTTAAATAATTATCTGCGTTTATACATAGTACCTTTAGTAGCTTCTGGAGCAATGGTTATAACTATATTAACTACTAAATATTTTTTAGGAAAATTTCTTGAAGCATGGATGTTACTAGCTATTTCAGGGATATTCGGAATCTCTATTTATATTCTTACTCTCTCAATAATATCGCCCAAGCTTTTCAGACAGATACTTGAGTTAGGAGAAAGTTTGAATATCAAAATTAAAACAAAAGTATAA
- a CDS encoding polysaccharide pyruvyl transferase family protein translates to MKIGILTFHHVDNYGATLQTCALWSFLNSQGYDVEIIDYRPLKIAWIYFRPLLPIKRVKSSTSQTKKIRINEKSLIYISRYWKMRRFLLSHVKLSNKKIYDKKGLKYYQDKYDVVICGSDQIWCIDSFRGYNSSFFLDFVSNKTTRKISYAASFGNTTKLEPYEKEIYTLINQFQTILVRDSNSLEIIANKCNKKAIKVLDPTFLIKYDTLKTPPKITNKYLLLYVQADIQPEEEEFIKFLAEEQNLTIVSVGRNEPLAQINLEAASPKEWIGLHSEASYIVTNTFHGTVFSIIFHKPFTVFLPSDKSNKVRDLLNDFGLTNRIFSEKLKSQLFSKEIFDIDYESVSTILESKIMESKKHLIEAILQGSDH, encoded by the coding sequence ATGAAAATCGGAATTCTAACTTTTCACCATGTAGACAATTACGGAGCAACACTCCAAACTTGCGCTCTTTGGAGTTTTCTTAACAGTCAAGGCTATGATGTTGAAATAATAGACTATCGACCTCTTAAAATAGCATGGATATATTTCAGACCTTTACTTCCGATTAAAAGGGTAAAATCTAGCACTAGCCAAACTAAGAAAATTCGGATTAATGAAAAATCTTTGATTTATATTTCAAGATATTGGAAAATGAGACGCTTCCTGCTTTCTCATGTTAAGTTAAGCAATAAAAAAATTTATGATAAAAAAGGCTTGAAATACTATCAAGATAAATATGATGTAGTAATATGTGGCAGTGACCAAATATGGTGTATAGATTCCTTTAGAGGGTATAATTCTTCTTTCTTTTTAGATTTTGTTAGCAATAAAACTACTCGTAAGATAAGTTATGCAGCAAGTTTTGGTAATACAACAAAATTAGAACCTTATGAAAAAGAAATATATACATTGATTAATCAGTTTCAAACTATTTTAGTGCGTGATTCTAATAGTTTAGAAATTATTGCTAATAAATGCAATAAAAAAGCAATAAAAGTTTTAGATCCTACTTTTCTAATTAAGTATGATACACTTAAAACCCCACCAAAAATAACAAATAAATATCTTTTATTGTATGTTCAAGCTGACATACAACCAGAGGAAGAAGAGTTTATCAAATTTCTGGCAGAAGAACAAAATTTAACCATAGTTTCAGTCGGTAGAAATGAACCGTTAGCACAAATAAATTTAGAAGCTGCTAGTCCGAAAGAGTGGATTGGATTACATAGTGAAGCATCTTATATTGTGACTAATACTTTTCACGGCACTGTATTTTCTATTATTTTTCATAAACCTTTTACAGTATTTCTTCCTAGTGATAAATCGAATAAGGTAAGAGATTTGCTTAATGATTTTGGCTTAACAAACCGTATATTTTCGGAGAAATTAAAATCTCAGTTATTCAGCAAGGAAATCTTTGATATTGACTATGAATCAGTATCTACGATATTAGAATCAAAAATTATGGAATCAAAAAAGCATTTAATTGAAGCTATTTTACAAGGGAGCGACCACTAG